In [Limnothrix rosea] IAM M-220, one genomic interval encodes:
- a CDS encoding COP23 domain-containing protein produces the protein MTQRSHRHSFLKVGIVALEILGFAAVSAIAQTPPDVVIESEPEVDSGTVVIDGEQRFVCQYNQGEYTVMYQPESQPGETYAWAVPDDMGGGWTAQRRCNEISRRLEMYRADGLVELTTGRENNYDIVCVTTEANNSCQIVFTVPQGQNAIATRDAVFENLATAEDGIQTQGVNTFGSRQNNNNILGQIFGIFGGNSSPVTTSSSRFSSGINLKPFLDPSDGGTGTALTRGNNVAPTSPSRQLNPDLFR, from the coding sequence ATGACACAACGTTCGCACCGTCACAGTTTTCTAAAAGTTGGTATTGTTGCCCTTGAAATATTAGGTTTTGCTGCGGTTTCGGCGATCGCCCAAACACCTCCAGATGTCGTTATCGAGTCAGAACCAGAAGTTGATTCAGGCACAGTGGTTATTGATGGCGAGCAGCGTTTCGTCTGCCAGTACAACCAAGGTGAATATACGGTCATGTATCAGCCTGAAAGCCAACCTGGTGAAACCTATGCTTGGGCAGTGCCCGATGATATGGGTGGTGGCTGGACAGCTCAACGTCGTTGCAATGAAATTAGTCGCCGTCTCGAAATGTATCGTGCTGACGGTTTAGTCGAACTCACCACAGGTCGCGAAAATAACTACGACATTGTATGTGTCACCACCGAAGCGAATAATAGCTGCCAAATTGTCTTTACTGTCCCCCAAGGACAAAACGCGATCGCCACCCGTGATGCCGTATTTGAAAACTTAGCGACGGCAGAAGACGGCATTCAAACCCAAGGTGTAAATACCTTTGGCAGTCGACAGAATAACAACAATATTTTGGGACAAATCTTTGGTATTTTTGGCGGTAACTCTAGCCCTGTGACAACGTCTTCTAGTCGATTCAGCAGCGGCATTAATCTCAAGCCTTTTCTTGATCCTAGTGATGGCGGTACTGGCACAGCGTTGACCAGAGGTAATAACGTCGCCCCAACATCCCCTAGCCGTCAGCTTAACCCCGATTTATTCCGTTAA
- a CDS encoding ATP-dependent Clp protease proteolytic subunit encodes MNSPIQAVQAPYRGGGGANYRTPPPDLPSLLLKERIVYLGLPLVSPDEYKDQIGVDVTELIIAQLLFLQFDDPDKPIFMYINSTGTSWYGGDSIGFETEAFAICDTLNYITPPVHTICLGQAMGTAAMILAAGTKGCRASLPHSTIILHQARQGAQGQASDIQIRAKEVIDNKRTIMEMMSKYTGQAVEKLEKDTDRMFYMTPEQALEYGIIDKVLESSQDLPTPVPALS; translated from the coding sequence ATGAACTCACCGATTCAGGCTGTCCAAGCACCCTACAGAGGTGGTGGTGGCGCGAACTATCGCACCCCACCGCCAGACCTACCGTCCTTACTTTTAAAAGAGCGCATCGTCTACCTTGGTTTGCCCCTCGTTTCTCCAGACGAATACAAAGACCAAATCGGTGTCGATGTCACAGAACTCATCATCGCCCAATTGCTATTTTTGCAATTCGATGATCCCGATAAGCCCATCTTTATGTACATCAACTCCACCGGTACATCTTGGTATGGCGGCGACTCCATCGGTTTTGAGACAGAAGCCTTTGCGATCTGCGACACCCTGAACTACATCACTCCGCCTGTCCACACTATTTGTCTTGGTCAGGCGATGGGAACTGCAGCCATGATTCTTGCCGCTGGTACAAAGGGTTGTCGAGCTAGCTTACCCCACTCGACTATTATTTTGCACCAAGCCCGTCAAGGCGCTCAAGGACAAGCTTCCGACATTCAAATCCGCGCAAAAGAAGTCATCGACAACAAGCGCACCATTATGGAAATGATGTCGAAATATACCGGGCAAGCGGTCGAAAAACTCGAAAAAGATACTGACCGAATGTTCTATATGACACCAGAACAAGCCCTCGAATACGGCATTATCGACAAAGTTTTGGAAAGTTCTCAGGACTTACCGACACCTGTCCCCGCCCTGTCCTAA
- the cobA gene encoding uroporphyrinogen-III C-methyltransferase yields MGQVFLVGAGLGSVDFLTVWGRSLLESAEVVIYDALGSQQLLDLLPAECLRVYVGKRGGEKSTPQTEINRLLVEHAHSGKRVVRLKGGDPYIFGRSHPEVVALSEAGCEFEVVPGISSVLAAPLLAGIPLTHKELSAGFFAGTAHNLDAFDWKALAKLDTLVFVMGGRKLGDICQRLQDEGRSPDFPIAVVQAAGLWEQQVWTGTLSTITQRTQSAKKLSPCVIIVGQVVNLRPDYMSVISETSLAGQTILITRAASQSSEFGQLLTEIGANILEMPALEIREPSTWEPLDQAIAMIETFSWLILTSANGVEFFFRRLRALGKDARVLGHLKIAVVGTKTAKFLEQEGLKADFIPPDYVADSLVENFPEALDHQKILFPRVETGGRNILVKELTAQGATIVEAPAYESGCPHSVPGEVWQALQNKHIKIVTFASSKTVKNFWTLIQQNGGDRHLLKNIKLASIGPLTSQTCLEIFGRVDIEAEQYTLNGLRDAIIKNLAQEEKQ; encoded by the coding sequence ATGGGACAGGTATTTTTGGTGGGGGCAGGTTTAGGTAGTGTCGATTTTTTGACGGTATGGGGGCGATCGCTCCTTGAGTCTGCGGAAGTGGTTATTTATGACGCGTTAGGTTCGCAACAGTTACTAGATTTATTGCCAGCAGAGTGTTTGCGGGTTTATGTGGGTAAGCGTGGCGGTGAAAAAAGTACGCCTCAAACAGAGATTAATCGTTTATTGGTGGAACACGCTCACTCAGGAAAACGAGTGGTGCGGCTTAAGGGGGGTGATCCGTATATTTTTGGGCGATCGCACCCAGAAGTTGTCGCGTTAAGTGAGGCGGGTTGTGAGTTTGAAGTTGTGCCGGGTATTTCTTCGGTTTTGGCTGCACCATTATTAGCTGGAATTCCGTTAACTCACAAAGAACTGAGTGCTGGTTTTTTTGCGGGGACTGCCCACAATCTTGATGCGTTTGATTGGAAGGCTCTGGCAAAATTAGATACGTTGGTTTTTGTGATGGGTGGCAGAAAATTAGGTGATATTTGTCAACGTTTGCAAGATGAGGGGCGATCGCCGGATTTTCCGATAGCGGTGGTGCAGGCGGCAGGCTTATGGGAGCAGCAGGTTTGGACAGGAACGTTAAGTACAATTACACAGCGAACCCAATCTGCTAAAAAGCTTTCACCCTGTGTGATTATTGTGGGTCAAGTGGTGAATCTGAGACCGGATTATATGAGTGTAATTAGTGAAACATCTTTGGCTGGCCAAACAATTTTAATTACCCGTGCGGCATCGCAATCTAGTGAGTTTGGGCAATTACTAACCGAAATTGGTGCAAATATCCTCGAAATGCCAGCCCTAGAAATTCGTGAGCCTTCCACATGGGAGCCTCTTGATCAGGCGATCGCCATGATTGAGACTTTTTCATGGTTGATTTTGACCTCAGCCAATGGCGTAGAATTCTTCTTTAGACGATTGCGAGCTCTAGGGAAAGACGCTCGGGTATTGGGCCATCTCAAAATTGCCGTAGTCGGGACGAAAACCGCAAAATTTCTAGAACAAGAAGGATTAAAAGCCGACTTCATTCCGCCAGATTATGTCGCAGATTCCCTAGTCGAAAATTTTCCAGAAGCCTTAGACCATCAAAAAATTCTGTTTCCCCGTGTCGAAACCGGCGGACGAAACATTTTAGTCAAAGAGCTAACGGCGCAGGGTGCAACAATCGTCGAAGCACCAGCCTATGAATCTGGCTGTCCTCACTCTGTGCCCGGGGAAGTCTGGCAAGCATTGCAAAATAAGCACATTAAAATTGTGACTTTCGCTAGCTCGAAAACAGTAAAAAACTTTTGGACTTTAATACAGCAAAATGGCGGCGATCGCCACTTACTAAAAAATATAAAACTGGCTTCTATCGGGCCACTAACATCACAAACCTGTCTAGAAATATTTGGGCGAGTCGATATCGAAGCCGAACAATATACCCTCAATGGACTACGAGATGCCATTATCAAAAACTTAGCCCAAGAAGAAAAACAGTGA
- the cobT gene encoding nicotinate mononucleotide-dependent phosphoribosyltransferase CobT encodes MIKIYTQQQRGEAWLEKYRDRPVVFACGLGFTETALIPHISAAGATSESRKYTAIADAECVHRGFNEQVTYPLPPLTVGASPAILSRAIIESYDIPTFLFNTGLAIAPDAKAVPLIDVGGQAAKCVSTGQALPLETVQNLFEEGLAWGKKLAEKYSGRSLVLGECVVAGTTTALAILTALGYDAQGKVNSSHLKCNHALKWNIVQKGLAKASLLSSIDPLKIVAAVGDPMQIFIAGMAIAASQITGVLLAGGTQMLAVYALMKAIADFHSQTFQAQNIIIGTTRWVAEDPTGDTVGLAEAIGGVPLLATQLSLQRSRFPQLQAYEQGYVKEGVGAGGLSCAATFGYQAQQAELQAIIERTLAAYVIHQP; translated from the coding sequence ATGATTAAAATCTATACTCAACAGCAGCGGGGTGAAGCTTGGTTAGAAAAATACCGCGATCGCCCTGTCGTTTTTGCATGCGGACTAGGATTCACTGAAACTGCTTTAATCCCCCATATTTCTGCCGCAGGGGCAACGTCAGAATCTAGAAAATACACGGCGATCGCCGATGCGGAATGTGTTCATCGTGGTTTCAATGAGCAAGTCACTTATCCACTACCCCCCTTAACCGTTGGTGCATCACCAGCCATTTTGTCGCGGGCAATTATTGAAAGTTACGACATTCCAACTTTTTTATTTAATACAGGTTTGGCGATCGCCCCCGATGCAAAAGCAGTTCCCCTAATTGATGTTGGCGGACAGGCGGCAAAATGCGTTTCGACGGGACAAGCACTCCCATTAGAGACTGTTCAAAATCTCTTTGAGGAAGGTTTAGCGTGGGGTAAAAAATTAGCGGAAAAATATTCGGGGCGATCGCTGGTTCTCGGAGAATGTGTCGTCGCCGGAACCACTACTGCTTTAGCAATCCTTACTGCTCTCGGATATGACGCACAGGGCAAGGTAAATAGCAGTCACCTCAAGTGCAATCACGCTTTGAAATGGAATATCGTGCAAAAAGGTCTTGCCAAAGCATCACTTTTATCTTCAATAGATCCCTTGAAAATTGTTGCTGCAGTAGGCGATCCGATGCAGATTTTTATCGCAGGGATGGCGATCGCTGCCAGTCAAATCACAGGCGTTCTCCTCGCGGGCGGCACACAAATGCTAGCCGTCTATGCATTAATGAAGGCGATCGCTGACTTTCACTCGCAGACATTTCAAGCGCAAAATATCATCATCGGCACAACTCGTTGGGTGGCAGAAGACCCTACTGGAGACACTGTCGGTCTAGCGGAGGCAATCGGCGGTGTACCACTACTTGCCACTCAACTGAGCTTGCAACGCTCCAGATTTCCACAACTTCAGGCTTACGAGCAAGGCTATGTGAAAGAAGGAGTCGGCGCTGGCGGCTTGAGCTGTGCTGCAACATTTGGCTATCAAGCACAGCAAGCAGAATTACAGGCAATTATCGAACGTACATTAGCTGCCTATGTCATCCATCAACCCTAA
- a CDS encoding ATP-dependent Clp protease proteolytic subunit, whose protein sequence is MPIGVPKVPYQMPGQPYSDWINIYDRLYRERIIFLGRGVNDALANQIIAIMLYLDSEDPSKPIYLYINSPGGSVTAGLAIYDTMKHIKSEVVTICVGLAASMGAFLLSAGTKGKRLALPHARIMIHQPLGGTQGRRQATDIEIEAKEILRIKQQLNELMAEHSGQTVEKIEKDTDRDNFMSAQEAMEYGLIDKVIEDRPV, encoded by the coding sequence ATGCCTATCGGTGTCCCAAAAGTTCCGTATCAAATGCCCGGTCAGCCCTATTCTGACTGGATCAATATTTATGATCGTCTCTACCGTGAGCGCATCATTTTCCTCGGTCGTGGTGTCAACGATGCTTTGGCAAACCAAATTATTGCCATCATGCTTTACCTCGACTCCGAGGATCCCAGCAAGCCGATCTATCTCTACATCAACTCCCCCGGTGGTTCTGTAACTGCGGGCTTGGCAATCTACGACACGATGAAGCACATCAAGTCTGAAGTTGTCACCATTTGCGTGGGTCTTGCAGCTTCGATGGGTGCATTTTTGCTCTCTGCGGGTACAAAGGGTAAGCGTCTCGCACTGCCCCATGCCCGCATCATGATTCACCAACCCCTCGGTGGTACTCAAGGTCGTCGCCAAGCGACAGATATTGAGATTGAAGCGAAGGAGATTCTCCGTATTAAGCAGCAACTCAATGAGCTAATGGCAGAGCACTCCGGCCAGACGGTTGAGAAGATCGAAAAAGATACTGATCGTGACAACTTTATGTCTGCACAGGAAGCGATGGAGTACGGTCTCATCGATAAAGTGATTGAAGATCGCCCTGTCTAA